Proteins co-encoded in one Dyella japonica A8 genomic window:
- the parC gene encoding DNA topoisomerase IV subunit A, with translation MNLQANFEQIPLKEYAERAYLDYSMYVVLDRALPFVGDGLKPVQRRIVYAMSELGLAATAKPKKSARTIGDVIGKFHPHGDTSCYEAMVLMAQPFSYRYPLVDGQGNFGSPDDPKSFAAMRYTESRLSPIAEALLGELGQGTVDWVPNFDGTLEEPSWLPARVPHVLLNGSMGIAVGMATDIPPHNLREVVSACIRLLDDPDATVADLCEHIQGPDYPTEAEIITPRNELLAMYQNGTGSVRARAVYHMDEHNIVITALPHQVSPSKILEQIAAQMRAKKLPMVEDLRDESDHENPIRLVVVPRSNRIDAAEVMQHLFATTDLEKSFRINLNMIGLDGRPQVKDLKRIVSEWLHFRTDTVTRRLNHRLAKVERRLHLLEGLRIAYLNLDEVIRIVRTEDEPKPVLMARFGLSEEQTDYILETKLRQLARLEEMKINAERDQLEEERARINVLLKSPAKLKGLIKEELRADAAKFGDDRRSPLVQREAAQALDESALVASEPVTVVLSQKGWIRAAKGHDVDADGLNYREGDSLLAAVKARTTQQIAVIDSTGRSYSTPAHTLPSARGNGDPLTGRFSPPSGASFDALTAGDNDTRLILATDHGYGFVTRFEALTGRNKAGKQIITLGDGAKVLAPQVSADPARDRIVVVTTEGHLLMFSVAELPELDKGKGNKLIDVPKAKLTAGVKVVGIAVVTEGKGEVTLYAGQRKLTLKWSNLVEYGGSRATRGGLLPQGLRRVERIETTG, from the coding sequence ATGAATTTGCAAGCCAATTTTGAACAGATCCCGCTCAAGGAGTACGCCGAGCGGGCTTATCTCGATTACTCGATGTACGTGGTGCTGGATCGCGCCCTGCCCTTCGTAGGCGATGGCCTGAAGCCGGTGCAGCGTCGCATCGTCTACGCCATGAGCGAGCTGGGCCTGGCCGCGACCGCCAAGCCGAAGAAGTCCGCCCGCACCATCGGTGACGTGATCGGCAAGTTCCATCCGCACGGCGATACCTCGTGCTACGAGGCGATGGTGCTTATGGCCCAGCCGTTCTCGTACCGCTACCCGCTGGTCGACGGCCAGGGCAACTTCGGCTCGCCGGACGACCCCAAGAGCTTCGCCGCGATGCGCTACACCGAGTCGCGCCTGAGCCCCATCGCCGAGGCGCTGCTGGGCGAGTTGGGCCAGGGCACGGTGGACTGGGTGCCGAACTTCGACGGCACGCTGGAAGAACCCAGCTGGCTGCCGGCGCGCGTGCCGCACGTGCTGCTCAACGGCTCCATGGGCATCGCCGTGGGCATGGCCACCGACATTCCCCCGCACAACCTGCGCGAAGTGGTGAGCGCGTGCATCCGCCTGCTGGATGACCCCGACGCCACCGTCGCCGACCTGTGCGAGCACATCCAGGGTCCGGATTACCCGACCGAAGCCGAGATCATCACGCCGCGCAACGAGTTGCTGGCGATGTACCAGAACGGCACCGGCTCGGTGCGTGCGCGCGCCGTGTACCACATGGACGAGCACAACATCGTCATCACCGCGCTGCCGCACCAGGTGAGCCCGTCCAAGATCCTCGAGCAGATCGCCGCGCAGATGCGCGCGAAGAAACTGCCGATGGTGGAAGACCTGCGCGACGAATCCGACCACGAGAACCCGATCCGCCTGGTGGTGGTGCCGCGCTCCAACCGCATCGACGCCGCCGAGGTGATGCAGCATCTCTTTGCCACGACGGACCTGGAAAAGAGCTTCCGCATCAATCTCAACATGATCGGCCTGGACGGCCGCCCGCAGGTGAAGGATCTCAAGCGGATCGTCTCTGAGTGGCTGCACTTCCGTACCGACACGGTGACGCGCCGCCTCAACCATCGCCTGGCCAAGGTCGAGCGCCGCCTGCACCTGTTGGAAGGTTTGCGCATCGCCTACCTCAACCTGGACGAAGTGATCCGCATCGTCCGCACCGAGGACGAGCCCAAGCCGGTGCTGATGGCCCGTTTCGGCCTCAGCGAAGAGCAGACCGACTACATCCTCGAAACCAAGCTGCGCCAGTTGGCCCGCCTCGAGGAAATGAAGATCAACGCCGAGCGCGATCAGCTCGAGGAAGAGCGCGCGCGCATCAACGTGCTGCTGAAGTCGCCGGCCAAGCTCAAGGGCCTGATCAAGGAAGAACTGCGCGCTGACGCCGCGAAGTTCGGCGACGACCGCCGCTCCCCGCTGGTGCAGCGCGAAGCCGCGCAAGCGCTGGACGAAAGCGCGCTGGTCGCCAGCGAGCCAGTCACCGTGGTGCTGAGCCAGAAGGGCTGGATCCGCGCCGCCAAGGGCCACGACGTCGACGCCGACGGCCTGAACTACCGCGAAGGCGACAGCCTGCTGGCCGCCGTGAAGGCGCGCACCACGCAGCAGATCGCCGTGATCGACTCCACCGGCCGCAGCTACTCCACGCCCGCGCACACGCTGCCGTCGGCACGCGGCAACGGCGACCCGCTCACCGGGCGCTTCAGCCCGCCGTCGGGCGCCAGCTTCGACGCGCTCACGGCCGGCGACAACGACACGCGTCTGATCCTGGCCACCGACCACGGCTATGGCTTCGTGACCCGCTTCGAGGCGCTCACCGGCCGCAACAAGGCCGGCAAGCAGATCATCACGCTGGGTGACGGCGCCAAGGTGTTGGCGCCACAGGTCAGCGCCGACCCGGCGCGCGACCGCATCGTGGTGGTCACCACCGAGGGCCATCTGCTGATGTTCTCGGTGGCTGAGCTGCCGGAACTGGACAAGGGCAAGGGCAACAAGCTGATCGACGTGCCCAAGGCCAAGCTGACGGCAGGCGTGAAGGTGGTCGGCATCGCCGTGGTCACCGAAGGCAAGGGCGAAGTCACGCTCTACGCCGGCCAGCGCAAGCTCACACTGAAATGGTCGAACCTGGTCGAGTACGGCGGCAGCCGAGCCACCCGAGGCGGCCTGCTGCCGCAGGGCCTGCGCCGGGTGGAGCGCATCGAGACCACCGGCTAA
- a CDS encoding alpha/beta hydrolase, with amino-acid sequence MIQNVEFRYEGGRSGVLLIHGLTGTPTEMRLLGKGLNRAGYSVYGMQLAGHCGDVDDLLATGWKDWYASVEAAAEKYRHEVDHLFVAGLSMGAVLALKLAAEHPEWVKGVGVYGATFRYDGWAIPWIGKFSFLLPFLHKFGIGKHRMVHEGEPYGIRDERLRAQISGAMLSGDSAAAGLPGNPWPSLGEMYNMAAVVKRDLPRVTAPCFIAHATEDDIASIENAYLVQRSVSGPVETLWLEDSYHMITVDRQRRLLTDRSAEFFRQIAATYEPAARAAA; translated from the coding sequence GTGATCCAGAACGTCGAGTTCCGCTATGAAGGCGGTCGCAGCGGTGTGCTGCTTATCCATGGCCTGACGGGTACCCCGACGGAGATGCGTCTCCTCGGCAAGGGGCTCAACCGCGCCGGCTATTCGGTCTACGGCATGCAGTTGGCGGGCCATTGCGGCGACGTCGACGACCTGCTGGCCACCGGCTGGAAGGATTGGTACGCCAGCGTGGAAGCCGCGGCGGAGAAGTACCGCCACGAGGTGGACCACCTGTTCGTGGCCGGCCTGTCCATGGGTGCCGTGCTGGCGCTCAAGCTCGCCGCCGAGCACCCGGAATGGGTGAAGGGCGTGGGCGTGTACGGCGCCACCTTCCGCTATGACGGCTGGGCGATTCCGTGGATCGGCAAGTTCTCCTTCCTGCTGCCGTTCCTGCACAAGTTCGGCATCGGCAAGCACCGCATGGTGCACGAGGGCGAACCGTACGGCATTCGCGACGAGCGCCTGCGCGCGCAGATCAGCGGCGCCATGCTGAGTGGTGACAGCGCCGCGGCTGGCCTGCCGGGCAACCCGTGGCCGTCGCTGGGCGAGATGTACAACATGGCGGCCGTGGTGAAGCGCGACCTGCCCCGCGTCACCGCGCCCTGCTTTATCGCCCACGCCACCGAGGACGACATCGCCAGCATCGAGAACGCCTACCTCGTGCAGCGTTCGGTGTCGGGTCCAGTGGAAACGCTGTGGCTGGAAGACAGCTACCACATGATCACGGTGGACCGGCAGCGTCGCCTGCTGACCGACCGTTCGGCGGAGTTCTTCCGCCAGATCGCCGCTACCTACGAACCTGCCGCCCGCGCTGCGGCCTGA
- a CDS encoding EamA family transporter has product MSPLVVALWLLNVTLDTVGQLAFKAAAGDPRAGDGLARWKYMASRPWIWIGVLSYVAEFLVWIAFLSLVDLSEGVLLGSINIVVIMIAGRILFKEKLTPLRVTGMLLVTAGVAIVGLAGGG; this is encoded by the coding sequence GTGAGTCCTCTGGTGGTTGCGTTGTGGTTGCTCAACGTCACGCTCGACACCGTCGGCCAGCTCGCTTTCAAGGCGGCGGCCGGCGATCCGCGTGCGGGTGACGGCCTGGCACGCTGGAAGTACATGGCATCGCGCCCATGGATCTGGATCGGCGTGCTCTCTTACGTTGCCGAATTCCTGGTGTGGATCGCCTTCCTGTCGCTGGTCGATCTGTCCGAAGGCGTGCTGCTGGGCTCGATCAACATCGTGGTGATCATGATTGCCGGGCGCATCCTGTTCAAAGAAAAGCTCACGCCGCTGCGCGTGACCGGCATGCTGCTGGTAACGGCGGGCGTGGCCATCGTGGGCCTGGCGGGAGGCGGCTGA
- a CDS encoding EamA family transporter: MTKNLVRFYAIGFTILVLFDTLVQLSFKYAGDHAFPPEANWAWIVRVFGHPWIYIAVIGYIGNFFTWMTLLKHAPIGPAFAVTHLEVVSVMLFSVWLFHEPLTLARVLGAVTIVAGIVCLAFAESGAHPEGDAPTEAKGALGVTAGD, from the coding sequence ATGACGAAGAACCTGGTTCGCTTCTACGCCATCGGCTTCACCATCCTGGTGCTGTTCGACACGCTGGTGCAGCTGAGCTTCAAGTACGCCGGCGACCATGCCTTCCCGCCCGAGGCGAACTGGGCGTGGATCGTGCGCGTGTTCGGTCATCCGTGGATCTACATCGCGGTGATCGGCTACATCGGCAACTTCTTCACCTGGATGACCCTGCTCAAGCATGCGCCGATTGGCCCCGCGTTCGCGGTGACCCATCTGGAAGTGGTGAGCGTGATGCTGTTCTCCGTGTGGCTGTTCCACGAGCCGCTGACCTTGGCGCGCGTGCTTGGCGCCGTGACCATCGTGGCGGGCATCGTCTGCTTGGCCTTTGCCGAGAGTGGTGCACATCCGGAAGGCGACGCGCCCACCGAAGCCAAGGGTGCGCTGGGCGTCACAGCGGGCGATTGA
- a CDS encoding DegT/DnrJ/EryC1/StrS family aminotransferase yields MSRELPPTAGLPLQLTDLWPGRAPFAERVAEWLGVDHLQLECSGTAAMVVALRAMHRLRPQRDEVIVPAWTCPLVALAIHRAGLKLRLCDLAPDHFDMDFAQLCALAGQRTLAIVPTHLAGRVADVNAALDVAHRVGAYVLEDAAQALGAKQGGRTVGLLGDAGFFSLAVGKGLTLFEGGLLLTRDPVLRDAFAASHDATIRADAKMDWQRALELVGYTLAYRPSLLSLAYGRPLRKALAENDPVAAVGDDFGPDIPLHTVSHWRQAVGARALPRLPAFLDATRGQALRRVERLRRIPGITVFHDAPGQQGVWPFLLLTLPDEARRDAALASLWTTGVGVSRLFIHALPDYGYLRDIAADMPLPNARSFAARSLTITNSPWLDEATFESICVELERAVG; encoded by the coding sequence ATGTCTCGCGAGCTGCCGCCCACTGCTGGACTGCCGCTGCAACTGACCGATCTGTGGCCCGGCCGCGCGCCGTTCGCTGAGCGTGTCGCCGAATGGCTGGGTGTGGATCATCTGCAGCTTGAATGCTCCGGCACGGCGGCCATGGTGGTGGCACTGCGCGCCATGCATCGCCTGCGCCCGCAGCGCGATGAAGTGATCGTTCCCGCCTGGACCTGCCCACTGGTGGCGCTCGCCATCCATCGCGCCGGACTCAAGCTGCGCCTGTGCGACCTCGCGCCCGACCATTTCGACATGGACTTCGCGCAGCTTTGCGCGCTGGCCGGTCAACGGACGCTGGCCATCGTGCCCACACACCTGGCCGGGCGCGTGGCCGACGTCAATGCGGCGCTGGACGTGGCCCATCGCGTAGGCGCCTACGTCCTGGAGGACGCCGCTCAGGCGCTGGGCGCGAAGCAAGGCGGACGCACCGTCGGCCTGCTCGGCGATGCCGGCTTCTTCAGCCTTGCCGTGGGCAAGGGCCTCACCCTGTTCGAGGGCGGCCTGCTGCTGACGCGCGACCCGGTGCTGCGCGACGCCTTTGCCGCCAGCCATGACGCCACCATCCGCGCCGATGCAAAGATGGACTGGCAGCGCGCGCTGGAGCTGGTCGGCTACACGCTCGCCTATCGCCCGTCGCTGCTTTCACTGGCGTATGGACGTCCGCTGCGCAAGGCGCTCGCGGAAAATGACCCCGTCGCCGCGGTGGGCGACGACTTTGGTCCCGATATCCCGCTGCATACGGTGAGCCACTGGCGCCAGGCCGTCGGCGCGCGAGCACTGCCCCGTCTGCCGGCCTTCCTTGATGCCACCCGCGGGCAGGCGCTGCGCCGCGTGGAACGCCTGCGCCGCATTCCCGGCATCACTGTGTTTCACGACGCGCCGGGGCAGCAAGGCGTGTGGCCGTTCCTGCTGCTCACGCTGCCGGACGAAGCTCGACGCGATGCGGCGCTGGCAAGCCTGTGGACCACGGGGGTCGGCGTCAGCCGCCTGTTCATCCACGCCCTGCCCGACTACGGCTACCTGCGCGACATCGCCGCCGATATGCCGCTGCCCAACGCGCGCAGCTTCGCGGCGCGTTCGCTCACCATCACCAACAGCCCGTGGCTGGACGAGGCGACGTTCGAGTCGATCTGCGTCGAACTGGAACGCGCCGTCGGCTGA